The genomic window TGTCTTCATGGATTGGGAATAAGTAAGCTGGGTATTGAAAGATGGATGGGAAGCTTTAACACTTGTAACAAAGATACTCCATGTTTGCCCTTGAAAATTCAAGTCcatatacatttagaagaatcatatattttatctaaataggattacttgctgtggggaatgggaagaagaacaatttggaacacaagattttgcaaagaaaaagtttcaaaactatctttgcatgtatttggaaaaataaaatattatatagaaaattCTAGTCTACTCCTTGGGTGCCtccatatttctcttcttttacagGAAGGTCTAATCAAAGTGAACGACATCCACCATGTAATCAGAGGATGTACGAtccttcttatttttctagttcaaAACAGACCTGGAATGGAAGTCTATTATCTAAAGTAGGTAGAGTCCGTCTACCTCTTACATTTTTCAAATGACACACCCCTAGGATGGTATTGAGTTCTGGACACCATTTTTAGGATGCAAATTATTAAGAATGATTGGACTAGATACTATATTATGAGAAATGCCTCTGTATCCTGCTTCTGATGCTGATTCAAGGGGAGGAAGCTGGAggatatatgtttaataaatgattttttcttcctcctaggAACTTGGGTTCTATAATGATGCTTGGAAACTCTGTGATAGCTTGAGAGGTAGATTTTAAGGACATGTAATGACAAATTCTTTCTTACAAATCTTAGACTACATCTCTTAGATCACAACTGTTCatgatattatctcatttacgtggcaatgtttttttgtttttgttttttagggtttgtagttttaaaaaaaagacttctttaagcttttcactttatttattttattattatagctttttatttacaaaacacatgcatgagtaatttttcaacattgacccttgcaaaaccttctgttccagcttttcccttccttcccctcaccccctccctaacacggcaagtagtccaatacatgttaaataggctaaaatatatgttaaatccaatatatgtatacatatttattacatatttatacagttatcttgctgcacaagaaaaattggatctagaaagaaagaaaaaaaaaaacctgagaaggaaaacaaaactacaagcacacaataacagaaagaatggaaatacaTTGCAATGTTTTTGAAAATTGCAGAGCCCATCTTTGGAGCTTGGAGGCATTAGTGTAAAACTGAAGACTGATAAGAACCAAACTCTCTGTTTCATTATTTTATCAGTAGTCAGACCTCCACCTTTGAGCTTCAGAAAAAGGATCCCTTCTTAGGAGACGTTCTTCTCTCCACATAATTTCTGTAAGGCTCCCTTCACGTCCTTGTTCCGGAGGCTGTAGATAAGGGGGTTGAGCATGGGTGTCACAACACCGTACAGCATGGAGATGATTTTGTCCCGGTCCCTGCTGGCCTTGTCTTGGGGCATCATGTACATGGAAATCGCTGTGCCATAGAAGATGATTACCACCGTGAGGTGGGAGCTACAAGTGGAGAAAGCCTTCTTCCGACCCTTAGTTGAGTTCATCTTCAGCACAGCCCTGAGGATGCGCCCATAGGAGGCAAGGATGAAGACAAAGGGCGCTAGTAGGGTAAGGAAACTAGAGGCCATCATGAAATATTCATTGTATCTCAAGTCATTGCATGCAATTTTGATGACAGCCAAGAGCTCACAGGAGAAGTGATTGATGATGTGCTGGCCACAGAACTCTAGTGGGGTGGTCAGGGTTGGGATCACAGTGAGGAGAAAGGCTGAGACCCAGGACCCTACGGAGAGCTGGATACAAAGCTGGGGACTCATCCTCACTGAGTAGCGTAAAGGGTCACCAATAGCTATACAACGGTCATAGGCCATGACAGCCAGCAGGAGACATTCCACGACTCCC from Sminthopsis crassicaudata isolate SCR6 chromosome 3, ASM4859323v1, whole genome shotgun sequence includes these protein-coding regions:
- the LOC141560020 gene encoding olfactory receptor 13H1-like produces the protein MDGRNHTAVTYFILIGLSEYPRAQIIFFCLLLLSYLVTLLGNVLILFLIHYDSRLHTPMYFFLSNLSFLDICYTSASVPQMIINCLVRIPVISFGQCLAQMCAGLYLGVVECLLLAVMAYDRCIAIGDPLRYSVRMSPQLCIQLSVGSWVSAFLLTVIPTLTTPLEFCGQHIINHFSCELLAVIKIACNDLRYNEYFMMASSFLTLLAPFVFILASYGRILRAVLKMNSTKGRKKAFSTCSSHLTVVIIFYGTAISMYMMPQDKASRDRDKIISMLYGVVTPMLNPLIYSLRNKDVKGALQKLCGEKNVS